The proteins below are encoded in one region of Juglans microcarpa x Juglans regia isolate MS1-56 chromosome 4D, Jm3101_v1.0, whole genome shotgun sequence:
- the LOC121259095 gene encoding ACT domain-containing protein ACR2 has product MNQVCWPYFDPDFDNLPERIHGPTCRVCIDNESMETCTVVKVDSVNKQGLLLEVVQILTDLNLTISKSYISSDAGWFMDVFHLKDVHGNKLTDQNIINAIQQAIGTARGNPDSAKAKSTYSNKIFRPDQYQNEHTAVEMTGKDRPGLFSEISAALADLHCNIVEAHAWSHNDRLACVAYISDHESSGTPIDDPDRLATIEDHLSTVLRATTIPSLIGSIQTNQQEVKAGFLEGSEEGTNMTNVERRLHQLMLSVRDFEVPSALSSLPTMTTTGSEDSDDEGRKTVVKIERCDQKRYSIVNIECKDRARLMFDTVCTLTDMQYMIFHASISSDRGYAFQEYFIRHLDGCALDTESEKERVIKCLEAAIERRVCEGVRLELCADNRVGLLSDITRVLRENGLTVVRADVATQGEKAVNALYVRDISGNEVDMETFAESMKKEIMGPIALQVKNETKGSPSNWPERSRLSLGDMLKSHIERLSHNFIPIK; this is encoded by the exons ATGAACCAAGTTTGCTGGCCTTACTTTGATCCCGACTTTGATAACCTCCCAGAGAGGATACATGGCCCCAC TTGCAGAGTTTGCATTGACAACGAAAGCATGGAAACATGCACTGTAGTAAAG GTTGATAGCGTGAACAAGCAGGGTCTACTCCTAGAAGTGGTGCAGATCTTGACAGACCTAAACCTTACAATATCAAAGAGTTACATTTCATCTGACGCAGGGTGGTTCATGGATG TTTTTCATCTTAAAGACGTGCATGGCAATAAACTTACGGACCAGAACATCATTAACGCTATCCAGCAA GCAATAGGTACTGCAAGGGGAAACCCAGATTCGGCCAAGGCAAAGAGTACCTATTCGAATAAGATTTTCAGACCTGATCAATACCAGAATGAGCACACGGCCGTCGAAATGACAGGAAAGGATCGGCCCGGTCTATTCTCCGAGATATCAGCCGCCTTAGCCGACCTTCATTGTAACATTGTGGAAGCCCATGCATGGAGCCATAATGATCGCCTGGCTTGTGTTGCCTACATCTCAGATCACGAATCCTCAGGCACCCCGATCGATGATCCCGACCGCCTCGCCACTATTGAAGACCACCTCTCCACAGTCCTCCGGGCCACCACCATCCCGAGCCTTATTGGATCGATCCAGACCAACCAACAAGAAGTCAAAGCGGGTTTTCTTGAAGGTTCCGAAGAAGGCACCAATATGACAAATGTGGAACGCCGGTTGCATCAGCTCATGCTTTCAGTTAGGGATTTTGAGGTCCCATCCGCGCTCTCAAGCTTGCCAACAATGACAACAACGGGATCGGAGGATAGTGACGATGAAGGAAGGAAGACAGTGGTGAAGATTGAGAGGTGTGACCAGAAACGGTACTCGATAGTGAACATAGAGTGCAAGGATCGGGCAAGACTCATGTTCGACACAGTATGCACGCTCACCGACATGCAGTACATGATTTTCCATGCTTCCATAAGTTCAGATAGAGGTTATGCCTTCCAG GAGTATTTTATCCGACATCTAGATGGGTGTGCTTTGGATACAGAAAGCGAGAAGGAACGCGTAATAAAATGCTTAGAGGCCGCCATAGAGCGTCGGGTTTGTGAG GGAGTTCGGCTAGAGCTGTGTGCAGACAACAGGGTAGGCTTGCTGTCCGACATAACTCGGGTTCTTCGAGAGAATGGTCTTACCGTTGTCCGAGCAGATGTAGCGACGCAGGGAGAGAAGGCCGTAAATGCTCTGTACGTGAGAGACATCTCAGGGAATGAGGTAGACATGGAGACGTTCGCGGAGTCGATGAAGAAAGAGATCATGGGTCCAATAGCCCTTCAAGTCAAGAATGAGACCAAGGGATCACCATCCAACTGGCCTGAACGGTCCCGTTTATCTCTCGGAGACATGCTCAAATCTCACATCGAGCGCTTGTCTCACAACTTTATTCCTATCAAGTAA
- the LOC121259123 gene encoding probable glycosyltransferase At5g25310, translating to MRTCHGCSLCFLSSLCVVSVVVVFMLSGHFCELMRSSGSNSEFSVPMVELQTKFTRDDQNRPVLTGGFSIGFYVNQFGNRTIRKKTRLSREQKLEQGLARARSSIRRAASKLNLSATVRGDDFDPSEFVYRNPGAFYQSYEEMERRFKVYVYSEGDPPITHDGPCKDIYTIEGRFIHELEHGAGMFRTRDPHRALVYFLPFSVTWMVKYIYKPLSYDLTLLKQFVSDYVGVVSMKYPFWNRTCGADHFMLACHDWGPHVAKGNPFLYNTSIRVLCNANTSEGFNPQKDISLPEIHLYGGNVPSKLLTPPPVDAPRPYLAFFAGGVHGPIRPILLHHWKNRDNDLRVYEYLPKELDYYSFMLQSKFCLCPSGHEVASPRIVEAIYAECVPVILSESYVLPFSDVLRWEAFSIQVDVSEIPRLKEVLSAVSEERYRRLKENLKVVRRHFVLNKPAQRFDVFHMILHSVWLRRININLE from the exons ATGAGAACTTGCCACGGATGCTCCCTTTGTTTCCTTTCGTCTCTTTGTGTGGTTTCGGTCGTCGTCGTTTTCATGCTCTCGGGTCATTTCTGTGAGCTGATGAGGTCCTCAGGATCGAATTCGGAGTTCTCCGTACCAATGGTTGAGTTGCAGACAAAATTCACTCGTGATGATCAAAACCGACCTGTACTTACCGGCGGCTTCAGTATTGGTTTTTACGTGAACCAGTTCGGGAACCGTACG ATCAGAAAGAAAACGAGACTAAGCAGAGAGCAAAAGCTCGAACAAGGACTTGCACGAGCACGATCTTCGATTCGCAGAGCAGCTTCGAAGCTCAATCTCTCAGCAACCGTCAGAGGCGACGATTTTGACCCCTCCGAATTTGTCTATCGCAACCCCGGCGCATTTTATCA gAGCTATGAGGAGATGGAGAGGAGATTCAAGGTCTACGTGTATTCGGAAGGGGACCCACCGATCACCCACGATGGGCCATGCAAGGACATATACACCATCGAAGGGAGGTTCATCCACGAGCTAGAGCATGGGGCGGGGATGTTCAGGACTAGAGATCCGCACCGGGCTCTCGTTTACTTCTTGCCCTTCAGCGTGACATGGATGGTCAAGTACATCTACAAACCTCTCTCTTACGACCTCACCCTTCTAAAGCAGTTTGTCTCTGATTATGTGGGAGTGGTTTCTATGAAGTATCCCTTTTGGAATAGGACTTGTGGGGCTGACCACTTCATGCTCGCCTGCCATGATTGG GGTCCCCATGTCGCAAAGGGCAATCCCTTCCTCTACAACACATCCATCCGAGTTCTTTGCAATGCCAACACCTCCGAGGGCTTCAACCCTCAAAAGGACATTAGCCTCCCTGAAATTCACCTCTATGGCGGCAACGTACCATCGAAACTCCTCACTCCCCCACCGGTCGATGCCCCACGTCCCTACCTTGCTTTCTTTGCAGGTGGCGTTCACGGCCCGATCCGGCCGATCCTCCTGCACCATTGGAAGAACCGTGACAATGATCTCCGTGTCTACGAATATCTCCCCAAAGAGCTAGACTACTACTCCTTTATGCTCCAGTCCAAATTCTGCCTATGTCCTAGTGGGCACGAAGTGGCCAGCCCCAGAATTGTGGAAGCCATTTATGCGGAATGTGTGCCGGTGATTCTATCGGAGTCTTATGTTTTGCCGTTCAGTGATGTATTGCGGTGGGAGGCATTTTCGATTCAGGTTGATGTGTCGGAGATTCCAAGGCTGAAGGAGGTATTGAGCGCAGTCTCGGAAGAGAGGTATAGGAGGCTTAAGGAGAATTTGAAGGTTGTGAGGAGGCACTTTGTGCTGAACAAGCCCGCTCAAAGGTTTGATGTATTCCATATGATTCTACACTCTGTATGGCTTAGGAGGATAAATATTAATCTTGAATAG